TGCTGCTGGAACGGTCGGGCGACATCCCGGTGCGGGTCAACGTCGTCGGCGGCTATGCCGTGCCGCTCGCTCTGGGCTGATGCGCGCGAATGAAGCGGGCCGCCGTGGCCGCTCCCGCCTTATCCTGCACCCCCTGATTCCGGGATGGAACACCAAGGACGGGACCGTTCCATCCTGTTCCATCCCATCCAGAAACCGCCCATCCACCAGCGTCGGAAGGTAAGCAGACCATGACCCAGCCGAACGGCCCGCAGCCGCGTCCGGGGATTCTCGACATCGCCGCCTATGTCGGCGGCGAGCATCAGGGTCATATCCGCCTCGCTTCCAACGAAGGGGCGCTGGGGCCGAGCCCGAAGGCGATGGACGCCTATGCGGCGGCGGCCTCCTCCCTGCACCGCTACCCGGACGGCGCCTCGGCGGCCCTGCGCGGCGCCATCGCCAAGCGCTTCAACCTGGATGCCGACCGCATCGTCTGCGGTGCCGGCTCCGACGAGATCATCAGCCTGCTGATCCGCTCCTATGCCGGGCCGGGCGACGAGGTGCTGTATTCGCAATACGGCTTCCTGATGTACCCGATCGGCGCCAAGTCGGTCGGCGCCACCCCGGTGACCGCGCCGGAGGACGGGCTGACCGCCAGCGTCGACCAGCTGCTCGCCCGCGTCACCCCGCGCACCCGCCTGGTCTTCCTCGCCAACCCGAACAACCCGACCGGCACCTATCTGCCGGCTTCGGAGGTGGCGCGGCTGCATGCCGGCCTGCCCCCGGACGTCATCCTGGTCATCGACGCGGCCTATGCCGAATACATGAACAAGGACGACTACACCGCCGGCGAGGAGCTGGTGGAGAAGTTCTCCAACGTGGTGATGACCCGCACCTTCTCGAAGATCTTCGCGCTGGGTTCGCTGCGCATCGGCTGGTGCTATGGCCCGGCGGCGATCGTCGACGTGCTGAACCGGGTGCGCGGCCCCTTCAACGTGTCGACCGCCGCCCATGTCGCCGCCGTCGCCGCGGTGGAGGACGCCGAGTTCCTCGACCGCTCCCGCCGCCACAATGACGAGTGGCGCGAGTGGTTCTCCGCCAGCGTGCGGGAGCTCGGCCTGACGGTCCATCCCAGCGTGACGAACTTCGTCCTGGTCGATTTCAAGGGCCAGCCCGCCGGCAAGGACGACGCCGAGGCCGCCCGCCAGTTCCTGAAGTCCCGCGGCATCCTGGTCCGCCAGATGCCGTCCTACGGCCTGCCGAGCTGCCTGCGCATCACCATCGGCACCGAGCAGGAGATGCGTGCGGTGGCCGACGCGCTGCGGGACTTTCTGAAGGCGTAACGGTTTCCCGGCAAAGAAAAGCCCGCCGAAGCATCTGCTTCGGCGGGCTTTTCCATGTTTGCGTCACCCCCGGTTCAGCAGGAAATCGACCGACTCCGGCCGTCCCGGCAGATCCAGCCGGGCCTGCACCGGCTCGCAACGGCTGACGATCCGGCCGCGGCGCAGGACGAACAGGCGGGTGGCGCGGGTGCGGATCGCCTCCACCGGGCCGCCGGCCTGGAGCACCACGAGGTCGGCGTTGCAGCCCGGCTCCAGCCCATAGCCTTCCAGGTGAAGCAGGCGGGCCGGGTTGACCGTCACCGCGTCGAAGGTGGCCTTCATGCCGTCCTGGCCGGTCATCTGGGCGACATGCAGGCCCATATGCGCAACCTCCAGCATGTCGCCGGAGCCCAGCGGATACCAGGGATCCATCACGCAGTCGTGGCCGAAGGCGACCGTCAGGCCGGCGGCCATCAGCTCCGGAACGCGGGTCATGCCGCGGCGCTTCGGATAGGTGTCGTGGCGGCCCTGGATGGTGATGTTGATCAGCGGATTGGCGATCACCCCCAGCCGGGCCTCCGCCATCAGCGGGATCAGCTTGGAGACGTAGTAGTTGTCCATGGAGTGCATTGAGGTCAGGTGCGATCCCGTCACCCGGCCATGCAGACCGAGCCGCTGCGTCTCGTAGGCCAGGGTCTCGACATGGCGGGACATTGGATCGTCGGTCTCGTCGCAATGCATGTCGACCAGCAGGCCGCGCTCCGCCGCGATCTCGCAGAGCAGGCGGACCGAGGCGGCGCCGTCGGCCATGGTGCGCTCGAAATGGGGAATGCCGCCGACCACCTCGACGCCCATGTCCAGCGCGCGCCGCAGCAGCTCCTCGCAGCCCGGCGAACGGAGGACGCCATCCTGCGGGAAGGCGACGAGCTGCAGGTCGAGGTACGGCGCGACGCGCTTCTTCACGTCCAGCAGGGCTTCCACCGCCAGCAGGCGCGGGTCGCAGACGTCGACATGGCTGCGCACCGCCAGCAAGCCGCGGCCGACCGCCCAGTCGCAATAGGCGAGCGCCCGCTCGACGATGGCGTCCTGCACCAGCTGCGGCTTCAGCTCGCCCCACAGGGCGATGCCCTCGAGCAGGGTGCCGCTCT
Above is a genomic segment from Azospirillum ramasamyi containing:
- a CDS encoding amidohydrolase family protein, whose amino-acid sequence is MFDLILRRATLPDGRSGIDIGIKDGRIAAVEANLAGESAAELDVTGRLVSPPFVDPHFHMDSTLSYGMPRVNQSGTLLEGIALWGELKPQLVQDAIVERALAYCDWAVGRGLLAVRSHVDVCDPRLLAVEALLDVKKRVAPYLDLQLVAFPQDGVLRSPGCEELLRRALDMGVEVVGGIPHFERTMADGAASVRLLCEIAAERGLLVDMHCDETDDPMSRHVETLAYETQRLGLHGRVTGSHLTSMHSMDNYYVSKLIPLMAEARLGVIANPLINITIQGRHDTYPKRRGMTRVPELMAAGLTVAFGHDCVMDPWYPLGSGDMLEVAHMGLHVAQMTGQDGMKATFDAVTVNPARLLHLEGYGLEPGCNADLVVLQAGGPVEAIRTRATRLFVLRRGRIVSRCEPVQARLDLPGRPESVDFLLNRG
- the hisC gene encoding histidinol-phosphate transaminase; its protein translation is MTQPNGPQPRPGILDIAAYVGGEHQGHIRLASNEGALGPSPKAMDAYAAAASSLHRYPDGASAALRGAIAKRFNLDADRIVCGAGSDEIISLLIRSYAGPGDEVLYSQYGFLMYPIGAKSVGATPVTAPEDGLTASVDQLLARVTPRTRLVFLANPNNPTGTYLPASEVARLHAGLPPDVILVIDAAYAEYMNKDDYTAGEELVEKFSNVVMTRTFSKIFALGSLRIGWCYGPAAIVDVLNRVRGPFNVSTAAHVAAVAAVEDAEFLDRSRRHNDEWREWFSASVRELGLTVHPSVTNFVLVDFKGQPAGKDDAEAARQFLKSRGILVRQMPSYGLPSCLRITIGTEQEMRAVADALRDFLKA